ACCGGATTTAATGGTGAGGGATAGGTTTTTAAGTGCAACGGACTTGTTATCGTATTCTTTGTAAAGTTCTAGTGTGTGAATCGGATTTTCATTCATTCTATTACAAATTTTTCTGATTACAAAGTAATGGCTAGTGAAAAAAAGGATATATTAGAAAGGATTTCTTTATGAAGCTAATTATAGCAAGACACGGAGAAGCGGAGTCTTTCTCCGCAACTGGATTGGATAGAGACAGAAAGTTGACTGAGAATGGAAAGACGGACTTGGTAAAAATGGCCAATTTTATTTACAATAGTCCATTGCGTGTTACTCAGATACTTTATAGTCCGTATTTGCGCACTCAAGAGACAGCAGATATTTATTCCTCTACGCTGCAATTTAAGGGTGTGGCTACGCCTGCGGACGAATTATTACCATCCAATGATTATTCAGATTTGCTTCCAAAACTTAACCAATTGAGTAATTCCGATACTGTGTTGTTGATTGGTCATAACCCAGATGTAAGTTTCTTTGCTGCGCGACTGATT
This Leptospiraceae bacterium DNA region includes the following protein-coding sequences:
- the sixA gene encoding phosphohistidine phosphatase SixA translates to MKLIIARHGEAESFSATGLDRDRKLTENGKTDLVKMANFIYNSPLRVTQILYSPYLRTQETADIYSSTLQFKGVATPADELLPSNDYSDLLPKLNQLSNSDTVLLIGHNPDVSFFAARLIRDESISRSLVFSPGSTIAINIAKENFLMGQIIWMISPEFLKT